In Aethina tumida isolate Nest 87 chromosome 2, icAetTumi1.1, whole genome shotgun sequence, the DNA window AGGCCTCCAGTTCCTACGGTGCGGCCCAACATCACATTCCACACGTACGAATGTCCGCCGAATTACGCGGCCTGGTACTGCCTTAACGATGCGAAGTGCTTTACAGTCAAAATTGGGAACACGCTCCTATACAATTGCGAGTAAGTTGACACCCCCAGAACCTTTAGGATATGTTTCCACTAACAAGCTTTGTCGTTTTTAGGTGTGCAGAAGGTTATATGGGTCAAAGATGTGAATACAAAGATCTGGACGGATCATATTTACGTAAGTATTTAACAAGAATCGACAACCATTCAAGTAGACTTCTAAAAAggccattatttataataattatctatgtagaacttttattttccttattttagAGAATCATTCCATTGTTAAAGAAGatataagataaataattggtTTAGTAACTTATAAAGCttctttaattacatattataatcagtctcattaataaaaaagtagtttatttttctaaattatcatccaaaataatattttaatacatgtaCTGTTAatgatctaattaaaaatgcttttaacaaataatagtaCAACTTCATCAAACTTTCTcaagaattaatatataaataaaattattcaataattatcaaaatttgataattattaattattgacaaatttaagactattattttctttattttaaagagataTTCCGTTGTTAAAGAAGATAAgttaaataacttataaagtgatttattacatattataatctgtatatttaatagaaaattaattttttcttctaaattatcacccaaaataatattttaatgtatggaCAGCTAATGATccagttaaaaatgtttttactaaataatagtACAACTTCATCAAACTATTTCAAggattaacattaataaaagtattcaataattatcaaattttgataattatcaatttgtgacaaatataaaaccattattttctttattttaaagagataATTCATTGTTAAAGAAGATACAgggtaaaaaataagttaaataacttataaagttcctttattacatattataatcagtatatttaatagaaaattaattttttcttctaaattatcacccaaaataatattttaatgtatagaCAGCTAATGATccagttaaaaatgtttttactaaataatagtACAACTTCATCAAACTATTTCAAggattaacattaataaaagtattcaataattatcaaattttgataattatcaatttgtgacaaatataaaaccattactttctttattttaaagagaatTTCCAATGTTAAAGAAGATACaaggtaaaaaataagttaaataacttataaagtgatttattacatattataatcagtatatttaatagaaaattatttttttcttctaaattatcacccaaaataatattttaatgtatggaCAGCTAATGATCAAACTATTTCAAGgattaatattactaaaagtattcaataattatcaaaatttgataattcaatttttgataaatttaaaatcattattttatttattttaaaaagataattcatTGTTAAAGAAGATACAgggtaaaaaataagttaaataacttataaagttaatttattacatattataatcagtctcattaataaaaaactaatttattcttctaaattatcatccaaaacaatattttaacatagctacagttaattaaaagaattcttTAACAAATAATGGTACATCTCCATCGAATAATCTCAACTTCTGAATGTTTGTAAAgaatgttgaataaatttgaatgtgaAAACATGTATTAGTGTAATTTAGGACATGTTTTCCTATAAATCATCTTAATATTCCACCAAATTGTGAAATGTATGactaaaaatgtattgttgTTGCAGCGTCCCAAAGGAAGTTCATGCTGGAGACGGCGAGCATAGCTGGCGGCGCGACGATAGCCGTCTTCCTCGTGGTGATACTGTGCGTGGTCGTCTGGCTGCACATCAAGCGGCACGCGAAGTCGAAACGTTCGTCGGACTGCGTGGACGGCGCGTCGACGCAGCTGAACGCCATCCAGCCGACGTTCGGGACGCGGTGGCGGACGCCGCCGCAGACGCCGCAGACGACGGCGCTGGACGTGGTCGCGATACGCGTGCAGCAGGACCGCGGCGACGTCAAGTACCACCAGCAGCAGGGCAAGCCGGAGCCGCACCAGGCGCCGGCGATGGCGGCGCCGTACGACCCGTGACGGTGGTGCGCAAAGCCCCCCCAACGGACCGGTCAATAGCTAGCCAGGACCTCACGTGCGGCTGGCCCCCCACACCTCATTACCGTATTtcgttgttaattaaaattaagcaacGCCGTTGATTGTCTTTTGTAAAACTGGTGGGCGCAGCCGCACCGCGTTGTTTCTAACAAATTAATAGTGATGAACGGCTTTAATCGTGTAGGAAGGACTGTTGATCCCCGTGAATTTACCACAGAGACTAAATTTATACGTTGTATGAAATTTTGTGTCCCTCGAAGTGAATAGCACTTTGTTATACGCAGCTTCGCTAACTcatttttattcctttttttttatatacacccCACCCCCCCCCATGCAGCTTGTGTCCGATATTTATGCGACCCGAGTCGATGATGAATAAAAGTAATGTTAATAAACtaacattaacaaattttatttagcccCCTCCGCGTGTCGGAACGGCCGCGTTCGTGCAGTAGGACGGTGTGTCAcggaaatttggaaaaaaaccCGAACCTATCATGTATCAGGATGACTAAATATGAATACcgtgtgttttttttatatttctgtgAGACACCACGCTACTGGTgtatttttaaacgtttatttttctttgcaAATCCGTGTTTGCAACCAATTTTTGTGCTAGCTATGACGTATTGTGTTCCAAGAGTGAGCAAGAActgtatttgaataaaaaaaacagtgTATATG includes these proteins:
- the LOC109605155 gene encoding protein spitz isoform X2; its protein translation is MWPAWGWGRPFPLPPAVRCLAQLLYTGFHRFLARFSGRRRTYMHHHKYPPPWAFLVLVIISSLTSIVDACSSRTTPKPRPPVPTVRPNITFHTYECPPNYAAWYCLNDAKCFTVKIGNTLLYNCECAEGYMGQRCEYKDLDGSYLPSQRKFMLETASIAGGATIAVFLVVILCVVVWLHIKRHAKSKRSSDCVDGASTQLNAIQPTFGTRWRTPPQTPQTTALDVVAIRVQQDRGDVKYHQQQGKPEPHQAPAMAAPYDP
- the LOC109605155 gene encoding pro-neuregulin-3, membrane-bound isoform isoform X1, which encodes MLLKSLQLAHVMWPAWGWGRPFPLPPAVRCLAQLLYTGFHRFLARFSGRRRTYMHHHKYPPPWAFLVLVIISSLTSIVDACSSRTTPKPRPPVPTVRPNITFHTYECPPNYAAWYCLNDAKCFTVKIGNTLLYNCECAEGYMGQRCEYKDLDGSYLPSQRKFMLETASIAGGATIAVFLVVILCVVVWLHIKRHAKSKRSSDCVDGASTQLNAIQPTFGTRWRTPPQTPQTTALDVVAIRVQQDRGDVKYHQQQGKPEPHQAPAMAAPYDP
- the LOC109605155 gene encoding protein spitz isoform X3, translated to MHHHKYPPPWAFLVLVIISSLTSIVDACSSRTTPKPRPPVPTVRPNITFHTYECPPNYAAWYCLNDAKCFTVKIGNTLLYNCECAEGYMGQRCEYKDLDGSYLPSQRKFMLETASIAGGATIAVFLVVILCVVVWLHIKRHAKSKRSSDCVDGASTQLNAIQPTFGTRWRTPPQTPQTTALDVVAIRVQQDRGDVKYHQQQGKPEPHQAPAMAAPYDP